The Leptolyngbya sp. CCY15150 DNA window TATAGGATGAAACTATTCGAGTACAACGGTCTTTACCTACAGTTTAGTGATCAGATCTTGCTCTTGCAATTAGATGGTATTGAGACAAAGAAGGTTCTATATGGAAACACAATCGATGCTCAAAACATTGGCAGTGACGATCAGTTTTGGAGCTTTTGCACTGATGAGTTGCACTTCTCAATCTACGGCAGAAGCACCTGCGCCAGAATCCTCTGTAGAAGCTTTTGCTACTGAATCTCTGTCAGTTGCTCTATCTCCTCAAACCTCTAGTCATCGCCAAACTATGAATCCAAACCCAGCTAGCGCGGAAACCTCCCAAACACGTAATCTTTATGTCGGAATGTGGGTCACGGAAGATGGTTATATCCGCCATGAACTTCTGCCCAACAACCGTTACGACGAAGCTCGCGGCGACAGAGAGCGCGCATATCAGGGACGCTATGAAATAACAGGAAATCACATTAATTACTGGGACGACACTGGATTTACTGCTGATGGCGAGTTTCGTGACGGCGTACTTTATCACGGCGGCTATATTTTTTACCGAGAAAGATGAAGCCTTGAACACACTGCGCAGCACATGAACGTGAACCACTCACTTTAAAAAGGGAGAATAACCATGACAACCAATACGAAGATAGCAAAGGAAAACTCACCATGTTGAATGTAGAAAATAAAGTGATTGCGATCACCGGAGCTAGTAGCGGTATTGGTGAAGCCACCGCGAAACTGCTCGCCCAGAATGGTGCAAACGTCGTTTTGGGAGCACGGCGGACAGACAAGCTAGCTAAGCTAGCTAAGGAGATTCATGCATCCGGTGGTACAGCAGAATTCAAAGCGGTCGATGTCACCGATCGCGACGATGTGAAAGCATTTGTTGA harbors:
- a CDS encoding Atu4866 domain-containing protein, encoding MNPNPASAETSQTRNLYVGMWVTEDGYIRHELLPNNRYDEARGDRERAYQGRYEITGNHINYWDDTGFTADGEFRDGVLYHGGYIFYRER